The genomic stretch AACATGGATGCAAGAGCCAAAAGACTACAATACAAGGCGAAGATGTCGTATCGATGACGACTTCCATCACCAATTATTGCTGCACCAACAGGTATACCTATCAAGTATCCTAACGATGCTAGACAGAAACACATTCCGTACCTTTGGCCAAAGTTGTGAACTGGCGTAATGGCTCCTAGGCATGCTGGGGTAATGCTCAATACAGAGGAGACGAAGAAGCCACACAAGATGGAAAAAGCGTAGAGAACACCTATATGAGATCCAAAAGGAAACCACATTACAAACATCGTTAATACCATACCCGTCAACATCAATGCATTCACATTGAAGTAACCTATGTAGTCAGCAGCATACGCTGgaacaactcttccaacaaTCCCACTAGCATTGAATACAGTTACTAAGATGTAGGCCGTAGACTCACTAGCTCCCTGAGTAATAGCATAGGTGGACAAATATGTCGAAGTACACATCAATgacacttcttcaaagaataCACCAAGAGTGAGAAAGACGAACTTCATGTCCTTTAAAGACAGTAAGTCAATAAGCTCGTTGCAAGCATGTACTATTTGTTGCAATTTTCTTTGGTTGTCGTCTGAATTAGccaactttcttcttaccCTTTCTTTAACAAGTAATACAGAGAGAGCCTGACATCCAAGACAGAAAAATGCCAATACTCTTATAGCCCATACGAAGCCCACATTTCTATAAAGTGCATGTAGCATCAATGGTATCACAACACCTCCAATAGAGCCCCCAACGGTAGCCAATCCAATGGCCTGACCTCTTTTGCATAAAAACCAGTGACTTACCGAACCGATCAATGGTGTAATACAGAAAGCATTCCCAACACCAACGCAAACAGAGAAAGCAAATACGAACTCAACCACAGATTTACAAACAGCCGTAGCCATTAAACCTACAAATTGAAGTACCAAACCACATAATAATAGTGGAAGTGCTCCGTTGGTATCAAATACTGGACCCACCAAGATTCCCACACCGAAAGCAATTGTCAAGTAGATGGAAAAAATCCATGAGATTGTAGACGTAGCTTCATTGACAAGCTGATGCGTTGCAATATAAGCCTGGATAGCACCGACCGAATTAATGAGTCCAAAACTCACAGTCAAACCGAGAAAAGACCCTAGAACAACTCCATAAGCTCTCCATCCTCCATCTGGGTATACTATTTCCCCACTGTCAGGCAAAATTGATGTAGAACTTGATCCTGAATTGATAGTTTctagttcaatttcaacaatctcttcaagcTCAATTCTCTCCTCGATACAACTCATTTCGCTACTCTACGAATATCAAATGACTAGCTCAATTCAATAATGAGAgcaatatatatttatttctaGGCCGTATTTGTCATCGCTAAATTACTTATTGTCTCTGCAGAAAAATTCGCACCCATATCGCAGCACCAAAGAATGTATCAATTGATTGTCCTATTCACTGGGAACTTACATTCCATATACCTTTCCAGTAGAGTCACCGATAATGAGTTTCAAAAATCCTCTGCAGAGGTTATCTTCGctgtcaacttcagaagacTTCAATAGCTCCAAAGCAGTTATGTCTCCCTTTAGATCTCCCAGTAGATCTATGGAGTCTAATCTACGAACTTCCCATCCCTGATCTGCCAAAGGATTCAATTCGTAGATCTCTATTGTTTTCTCTGCAGCAATAGCAAACATTTCATTAGACCAAAATGTGTGGTCATTGTTAATCAGAGTCTTTCCGGATTctgcaattgcaagatTTATGTTTCCGAAATTAAAGCTGGTAATCTCAATATCTTCATAAATGAAttctttggagaagatcAATTCGCCATTGACATTGAAAATTCTCAATGTATTGCTTGTCGCTGTTGAATACATTATTCCTATATTGCCAGTGTCGTTCGAAATGCTAATCCTCGTGTTTGTCACGTCTGCGATTGGAACAAATTTTCtaatgaatttgaagcGAGCTAAATCCCATAAGATAACTA from Scheffersomyces stipitis CBS 6054 chromosome 2, complete sequence encodes the following:
- the MCH4.1 gene encoding monocarboxylate permease homolog; translation: MSCIEERIELEEIVEIELETINSGSSSTSILPDSGEIVYPDGGWRAYGVVLGSFLGLTVSFGLINSVGAIQAYIATHQLVNEATSTISWIFSIYLTIAFGVGILVGPVFDTNGALPLLLCGLVLQFVGLMATAVCKSVVEFVFAFSVCVGVGNAFCITPLIGSVSHWFLCKRGQAIGLATVGGSIGGVVIPLMLHALYRNVGFVWAIRVLAFFCLGCQALSVLLVKERVRRKLANSDDNQRKLQQIVHACNELIDLSSLKDMKFVFLTLGVFFEEVSLMCTSTYLSTYAITQGASESTAYILVTVFNASGIVGRVVPAYAADYIGYFNVNALMLTGMVLTMFVMWFPFGSHIGVLYAFSILCGFFVSSVLSITPACLGAITPVHNFGQRYGMCFCLASLGYLIGIPVGAAIIGDGSRHRYDIFALYCSLLALASMLCWMVSRYYIVGSKINVRI